In Necator americanus strain Aroian chromosome IV, whole genome shotgun sequence, the following proteins share a genomic window:
- a CDS encoding hypothetical protein (NECATOR_CHRIV.G13400.T1), which produces MDRSYSKTDYQMDNQKHTYKLHYFDIRGRAEPIRLIFQYYGIKFDDNRLSEEEWVKVKEDAPMHQVPYLEVDEGKLRLCQTLAICRYLAKSLKPNDYFGGSTKSDAAKCDMYADTFMDFFTISVERIFESDPDIKAKKEEKFEKQYPARLKIFEDHLKRNGGDYFLLWCDLVAVAVLSMAEETKPELLQNFPDLQAYYSNICNLPEIKEYIAENWPSSTNEPSNANDEQVSANVDEGEPDLE; this is translated from the exons ATGGATCGTAGCTATTCGAAGACGGACTACCAG ATGGATAACCAGAAACACACCTACAAACTGCACTACTTCGATATTCGTGGAAGAGCGGAACCCATTCGCTTGATATTTCAGTACTATGGTATTAAATTTGATGACAACAGgctttctgaagaagaatgGGTCAAAGTTAAAGAAG ATGCTCCTATGCATCAGGTACCGTACTTAGAAGTGGACGAAGGAAAGCTTCGCTTATGTCAAACACTCGCCATCTGCCGCTATCTCGCGAAATCGTTGAAACCGAACGACT attttggtGGATCCACCAAATCAGACGCGGCCAAATGTGATATGTACGCGGATacatttatggattttttcactatttctgttgaacgaatttttgaaagtgaTCCTGATATTAAG GctaagaaagaagagaaatttgagaagCAATATCCTGCACgtctgaaaattttcgaagatcACTTAAAGCGGAATGGTGGCGACTATTTC CTACTATGGTGCGATCTTGTGGCAGTAGCAGTGTTATCGATGGCGGAGGAGACAAAACCGGAACTACTGCAAAATTTCCCTGATCTGCAAGCCTACTACAGCAATATATGTAATTTACCCGAAATCAAAGAATATATTGCGGAGAATTGGCCATCATCCACTAATGAGCCATCAAACGCTAACGATGAG CAAGTGTCAGCTAATGTGGATGAGGGCGAACCAGATCTAGAGTAA
- a CDS encoding hypothetical protein (NECATOR_CHRIV.G13400.T2), with the protein MDNQKHTYKLHYFDIRGRAEPIRLIFQYYGIKFDDNRLSEEEWVKVKEDAPMHQVPYLEVDEGKLRLCQTLAICRYLAKSLKPNDYFGGSTKSDAAKCDMYADTFMDFFTISVERIFESDPDIKAKKEEKFEKQYPARLKIFEDHLKRNGGDYFLLWCDLVAVAVLSMAEETKPELLQNFPDLQAYYSNICNLPEIKEYIAENWPSSTNEPSNANDEQVSANVDEGEPDLE; encoded by the exons ATGGATAACCAGAAACACACCTACAAACTGCACTACTTCGATATTCGTGGAAGAGCGGAACCCATTCGCTTGATATTTCAGTACTATGGTATTAAATTTGATGACAACAGgctttctgaagaagaatgGGTCAAAGTTAAAGAAG ATGCTCCTATGCATCAGGTACCGTACTTAGAAGTGGACGAAGGAAAGCTTCGCTTATGTCAAACACTCGCCATCTGCCGCTATCTCGCGAAATCGTTGAAACCGAACGACT attttggtGGATCCACCAAATCAGACGCGGCCAAATGTGATATGTACGCGGATacatttatggattttttcactatttctgttgaacgaatttttgaaagtgaTCCTGATATTAAG GctaagaaagaagagaaatttgagaagCAATATCCTGCACgtctgaaaattttcgaagatcACTTAAAGCGGAATGGTGGCGACTATTTC CTACTATGGTGCGATCTTGTGGCAGTAGCAGTGTTATCGATGGCGGAGGAGACAAAACCGGAACTACTGCAAAATTTCCCTGATCTGCAAGCCTACTACAGCAATATATGTAATTTACCCGAAATCAAAGAATATATTGCGGAGAATTGGCCATCATCCACTAATGAGCCATCAAACGCTAACGATGAG CAAGTGTCAGCTAATGTGGATGAGGGCGAACCAGATCTAGAGTAA